A region of the Nocardia nova SH22a genome:
GCTATGTAGTCAGGGCACTCGGGCATATCGTCGGAGAAACCGACATCATTTGCTCGGTGTGGGCGGGGACGATAAGGGGGGTCATGAAAGATCGTTCGGTCGTAGCATCCAAAGAGCAAGACGATTTGACGATTGATAAGTGGTTGGCACAATCGGCAAATGCGCCTATCGAGATAGTAGCCATATCGAAGATATTGCCCGGGCCTTCGCCGCGGACCGACACGGCAGGTCGAATTGAGCACGTTCGACTACTCGCCGAGGCGGGCAGCTCACTGCCACCAATTGTTGTACATCGCTCGTCGATGAAACTAATTGATGGTTCACATCGGCTCGCGGCGGCGGGAATGCGTGGCGAAAGCGAAATCGCGGTCCGCTACTTCGACGGCAGTGAGAGCGATGCGTTTGTCTTAGCAGTGCGGTTGAACGTTGAGCACGGTCTGCCGTTATCGCTGGCAGACCGCAAAGCGGCGGCCGCTCGCCTCGTGACATCCAATCCGGACTGGTCAGACCGGCTCGTCGCAAGCATCACGGGCCTCTCGCACAAGACTGTCGGATCCCAGCGTCGACGTGTAAGTGGGGAAAACACCCAGTTGCACGGCCGGATCGGTAAGGACGGCAAAGTTCGCCCGACCGAGGTCGCAGAGGGAAGGCAGCGCGCCGCACAGATCATTCGCAGCAACCCGACTGCCTCGCTCCGCGAGGTAGCGAAGATTGCCGGTATCTCGACTGGAACAGTCCGAGATGTGCGCAGACGTCTTGAGAATTCGGCGGAGCTGAATATCGCCGACAGTCAAGGCGCTGCCAAACCGTCGGAGAGTGGGCGCATGACATCTGGGCAAACATCTGCGCCTGCACGACCAACTCTCGTATCGGTAAGGCAGCGTAACACTGAAACAACGGCGTCGATCCAGGAAATGATTTTGCAAAATCTCCGGAATGATCC
Encoded here:
- a CDS encoding ParB/RepB/Spo0J family partition protein produces the protein MKDRSVVASKEQDDLTIDKWLAQSANAPIEIVAISKILPGPSPRTDTAGRIEHVRLLAEAGSSLPPIVVHRSSMKLIDGSHRLAAAGMRGESEIAVRYFDGSESDAFVLAVRLNVEHGLPLSLADRKAAAARLVTSNPDWSDRLVASITGLSHKTVGSQRRRVSGENTQLHGRIGKDGKVRPTEVAEGRQRAAQIIRSNPTASLREVAKIAGISTGTVRDVRRRLENSAELNIADSQGAAKPSESGRMTSGQTSAPARPTLVSVRQRNTETTASIQEMILQNLRNDPALRFTDHGRSVLRRLATTVMDIKEWEHLLAGAPEHCKGALAKLAHANADSWTSLARSLEQTSSEIDLGGEAERRRHS